In one Epinephelus moara isolate mb chromosome 6, YSFRI_EMoa_1.0, whole genome shotgun sequence genomic region, the following are encoded:
- the LOC126391488 gene encoding DENN domain-containing protein 4B-like isoform X2, whose translation MLYPSDTSAATDSELQDNGGQTDGMTEEKCPQLVDYFVVAGLDPAGDWKPLDEDGKTCSSSSSTSSSSTSSGRAVESVTDLAVIARGLGEEVPEGFTCIERTLGGHSAELSAGLINNPHLYLCYRRGRDKPPILDLGVLYEGKEQLKQGWYVIETTPYSRSASLSTGGGPTAHRVFLTYRRALDSQGLHTLGVTDIALLLPSKGEVAPHTFCRVDKNLNTGMWGPALYVCYKRAVAKANALVYKASLISRYPEEDLESFPLPESVPVFCLPMGVTVESWPLNTKYQLPVFSTFVLTSASGDKVYGAAIQFYESFPRELLSERQSVRLGLLSVVDRRPITNRSLQVKKSICVLSHWPFFTVFQKFLTFIYRYSISGPHVLPLEKHVSSFMHNVPFPSPQRPRILVQLSPYDNLLLCQPVSSPLPLSGASFLKLLQNLGPENACTLLLAVLTEHKLLLHSLRPDVLTSVSEALVSMSFPLRWLCPYIPLCPLQMADVLLAPMPFIVGVHSSYFDLYDPPADVVCVDLDTNTIFQSEDKKPLSWRSLPRKHGKMLFNTLTNLHKTLEKICTPGQEEATLEFLLTDYDQIYRSQKQLELEIQEAFLRFMSCLLRGYRTFLLPITQAPSDTTTDCSSLFNLQGFLKSRDRTQQKIYSQLTRTQMFTQFIEECSFVSDRHACLEFFDECVQKVDVEKPEDVRLIDLDETHSGEHTVFIMPPEEPQEPDGSECPALYSYETFPTLKPELFDRPQDQLRVPAKGSAPSSPAPRRTKQEIKLAQKRAQKYSTVPDMWSKCLLGHCYGLWFIYLPTFVRAESAKVRALHTAYDVLKHMENRKVVLPDEVCYRILMQLCGQYGQPVLAVRVLLEMKKAGITPNTITYGYYNKAVLESKWPSTNQGGRLRWAKLRNVLLAVAQFRQPIKRRQKSGSVGSRGETMMDLDQRPRPQSTLIRQSSWSGLSESSSHESLTGSLVKSNSLNSMKAPADKLKLCKKTILRNAGTNGCGDAVSRKPPIGRRDTSTPPPMPPGGVLVRRSQVCLSTFYKECAESADSEPDCCQPAERDGRPAGTRDSSGRNKVVDENYNNVSSPSRGGLAGKLQQLLTPTRHRVSVRRAASVDDRRPGGGGGGGGGIGRRVSEQRQSRKAQVAETLLKAKDRLVSATSESSLSVGSDLDLTDTPSPAYPLRRSWDANQEATGLEVLMSSCSLCRSCNSLVYDEEIMAGWTSDDSNLNSSCPFCCASFVPFLNAEICDLGPVSSAERTNWNMEDEVESAVRPPSAQEASLRHQCNGLSEDSSSETSSYSENSRTTTGSSVGGTPQVAVAYLSPLVLRKELESLLENEGEAVLAQPQFLDNHSIIFWNLVWYFQRLGLPNNLLQLVKASPLVSQFTQAENSAVRVRLLWDTLTPDTDQWPPLYVLWRIHSGVPMRSYSWRKHNHPFTLAFLEEVLRWVGMNEVHKAVTLFLDTLAKEPGSAWTQRSLYREFLFLTLAAMGKDHVAAFDKKYKAAYSRLSSTLGREELRKKRAQPPSPKAVDCRRSFHPPLEC comes from the exons GGTTCTGTATGAGGGGAAGGAGCAGCTGAAGCAGGGCTGGTACGTCATCGAGACGACGCCCTACAGCCGCTCAGCCAGCCTGAGCACCGGCGGCGGCCCCACAGCTCACCGTGTGTTCCTGACGTACCGGCGGGCTCTGGACTCGCAGGGCCTCCACACGCTGGGCGTCACCGACATCGCCCTCCTGCTGCCCAGCAAAGGAGAGGTCGCCCCGCACACCTTCTGCAGAGTCGACAAGAACCTCAACACCGGCATG TGGGGTCCGGCTCTGTACGTGTGCTACAAGAGAGCTGTGGCCAAAGCCAACGCCCTCGTCTACAAAGCCA GTCTGATCAGCCGGTACCCGGAGGAGGACCTGGAGTCGTTTCCTCTGCCGGAGTCGGTGCCGGTCTTCTGTCTGCCGATGGGCGTCACCGTGGAGAGCTGGCCTCTGAACACCAAGTACCAGCTGCCCGTCTTCTCCACCTTCGTCCTCACCTCCGCCTCTGGGGACAAG GTTTACGGAGCAGCCATCCAGTTCTACGAGTCGTTCCCCAGGGAGCTGCTGTCGGAGCGGCAGAGCGTGAGGCTCGGCCTGCTCAGCGTGGTCGACCGGCGGCCGATCACCAACCGCAGCCTGCAGGTGAAGAAGAGCATCTGCGTCCTCTCCCACTGGCCCTTCTTCACTGTCTTCCAGAAGTTCCTCACCTTCATCTACAGATACTCCATCTCCGGACCTCACGTCCTGCCGCTCGAAAA aCACGTCTCCAGCTTCATGCACAACGTCCCGTTTCCTTCCCCACAGCGACCTCGCATCCTCGTTCAG CTCTCTCCGTACGACAACCTGCTGCTCTGCCAGCCGGTCTCCTCTCCGCTCCCACTCAG TGGTGCGAGCTtcctgaagctgctgcagaACCTCGGTCCAGAGAACGCCTGCACGCTGCTGCTCGCCGTCCTCACCgaacacaaactgctgctgcactCACTGCGCCCCGACGTCCTCACCTCCGTCAGCGAGGCCCTCGTCTCT ATGAGTTTCCCGCTGCGCTGGCTCTGTCCCTACATCCCTCTGTGTCCGCTGCAGATGGCCGACGTGCTGCTGGCGCCGATGCCCTTCATTGTGGGCGTCCACTCCAGTTACTTCGACCTGTACGACCCCCCCGCTGATGTGGTGTGTGTCGACCTGGACACCAACACCATCTTCCA GTCAGAGGACAAGAagccgttgtcatggcgatCATTACCCAGGAAGCACGGCAAGATGCTGTTCAACACCCTGACTAACCTCCACAAGACCCTGGAGAAAA TTTGCACTCCCGGTCAGGAGGAGGCGACGCTGGAGTTCCTGTTGACGGACTACGATCAGATCTACAGGAGTCAGAAGCAGCTGGAGCTGGAGATCCAGGAGGCGTTCCTTCGCTTCATGAGCTGCCTGCTGCGAGGATACAGAACCTTCCTGCTGCCCATCACCCAGGCGCCGTCAGACACCACCACCGACTGCAGCTCCCTCTTTAACCTGCAGG GTTTCCTGAAGTCTCGTGATCGAACGCAGCAGAAGATCTACAGTCAGCTGACGAGGACTCAGATGTTCACGCAGTTCATCGAGGAGTGCTCCTTCGTCAGCGACCGGCACGCCTGCCTCGAGTTCTTTGACGAGTGCGTCCAGAAG GTGGACGTGGAGAAGCCGGAGGATGTGAGGCTGATCGATCTGGACGAGACTCACAGCGGAGAACACACCGTCTTCATCATGCCGCCTGAGGAACCGCAGGAACCTGACGGGTCCGAGTGCCCCGCCCTCTACAG TTATGAAACCTTCCCCACACTGAAGCCGGAGCTGTTTGACCGGCCTCAGGACCAGCTGAGGGTCCCAGCCAAGGGCAGCGCCCCCAGTAGCCCCGCCCCCCGCCGCACCAAGCAG GAGATCAAGTTGGCCCAGAAGCGAGCTCAGAAGTACTCCACGGTGCCGGACATGTGGTCCAAGTGCCTGCTGGGTCACTGTTACGGCCTCTGGTTCATCTACCTGCCCACTTTCGTGCGGGCGGAGAGCGCGAAGGTGCGCGCTCTGCACACGGCCTACGACGTCCTCAAACACATGGAGAACCGCAAGGTGGTGCTGCCAGATGAG gtgTGTTACAGGATCCTGATGCAGCTGTGCGGTCAGTACGGTCAGCCGGTCCTCGCCGTACGGGTCCTGCTGGAGATGAAGAAGGCTGGAATCACACCCAACACCATCACCTACGGATACTACAACAAG gcAGTGCTGGAGAGCAAGTGGCCGTCCACCAATCAGGGAGGACGTCTCCGCTGGGCCAAGCTAAGGAACGTGCTGTTGGCTGTGGCCCAGTTCAGACAGCCAATCAAACGGCGTCAGAAGAGCGGCTCTGTGGGGTCACGAGGAG AAACGATGATGGACTTGGATCAGAGGCCCCGCCCCCAGTCGACTCTGATTCGTCAGTCCAGTTGGAGCGGTCTGTCAGAAAGCTCCAGCCACGAGTCTCTGACGGGCTCGCTGGTGAAGAGCAACAGTCTGAACAGCATGAAGGCGCCGGCTGACA AGTTGAAGCTCTGCAAGAAGACCATCCTCCGCAACGCAGGGACCAATGGCTGCGGTGACGCAGTCTCCCGTAAGCCTCCGATTGGACGCAGAGACACCTCCACTCCACCTCCAATGCCCCCCGGTGGTGTTCTAGTGCGGCGGAGTCAAGTCTGCCTCTCCACCTTCTACAAAGAGTGTGCAGAGTCAGCCGACTCCGAGCCAGACTGCTGTCAGCCAGCAGAGAGAGACGGCAG ACCTGCCGGGACTCGAGACTCGTCCGGCAGAAATAAAGTCGTAGACGAGAACTACAACAACGTCTCCTCCCCGAGCCGAGGAGGTCTGGCAGGGAAACTCCAGCAGCTTCTCACTCCGACAAGACATCGAGTGTCTGTTCGACGAGCCGCCAGCGTTGACGACCGGCGgccaggaggagggggaggaggaggaggagggatagGACGAAGAGTGTCTGAACAGAGGCAGTCCAGGAAAGCTCAAGTGGCGGAAACACTGCTGAAGGCCAAAGACAGGCTGGTCAGCGCTACCTCAGAG AGTTCATTGTCTGTAGGAAGTGACCTCGACTTGACGGACACGCCCAGTCCCGCCTATCCTCTGCGCCGGTCGTGGGACGCCAACCAAGAGGCGACGGGGCTCGAG GTGTTGATGTccagctgctctctgtgtcgcaGCTGTAACTCGTTAGTCTATGACGAGGAGATCATGGCTGGCTGGACGTCAGACGACTCCAACCTGAACTCGTCCTGCCCGTTCTGCTGCGCTTCCTTCGTGCCCTTCCTGAACGCCGAGATCTGTGACCTCGGACCTGTCAGCAG TGCGGAGCGCACCAACTGGAACATGGAGGATGAGGTGGAGAGCGCAGTGAGGCCCCCCAGTGCTCAAGAGGCCTCCCTGCGACACCAGTGTAACGGTCTGAGTGAGGACTCCAGCTCCGAGACCAGCAGCTACTCTGAGAACAGCAGAACCACCACG GGTTCGTCAGTGGGCGGCACCCCTCAGGTGGCGGTGGCCTACCTGAGCCCTCTGGTCCTGAGGAAGGAGCTGGAGAGTCTGCTGGAGAACGAGGGCGAGGCGGTCCTGGCCCAGCCTCAGTTCCTGGACAACCACTCCATCATCTTCTGGAACCTGGTGTGGTACTTCCAGCGCCTCGGTCTGCCCAATAACCTGCTGCAGCTGGTCAAAGCCTCGCCACTGGTCAGCCAGTTCACACAG gcaGAGAACTCAGCAGTGAGGGTGAGGCTCCTCTGGGACACCCTGACCCCTGACACAGACCAGTGGCCCCCCCTCTACGTCCTCTGGAGGATCCACA GTGGCGTCCCGATGAGAAGCTACAGCTGGCGGAAACACAACCACCCGTTCACGCTGGCCTTCTTGGAGGAGGTGCTGCGCTGGGTCGGCATGAACGAGGTGCACAAAGCCGTCACCCTTTTCCTGGACACACTGGCCAAAGAGCCGGGCTCCGCCTGGACGCAGAG gAGTTTGTACAGAGAgttcctcttcctcactctgGCAGCTATGGGCAAAGATCACGTCG CTGCGTTCGATAAGAAGTACAAGGCGGCGTACTCTCGGCTCAGCAGCACTCTGGGTCGAGAAGAGCTCCGCAAGAAGCGAGCTCAGCCTCCCAGCCCAAAAGCCGTCGACTGCAGACGCAGCTTCCACCCGCCGCTCGAATGCTGA